The Choristoneura fumiferana chromosome 5, NRCan_CFum_1, whole genome shotgun sequence region gTGACGATATTAGATTAAAACTGTGCAAGTTCCCTTCGCCTGGGGCGACTCGCAAGAACAAAGAACCTCTTTAACGGGTGGTACGAATTTCTGTTATCTACTGAGAATATAGGACTTCCAAGAACCAAAAATGTATTAGCTAACAAACGATCCTggaataattaattgaaatgaGAAAAAAAGCTTGCGTGGCGtgtaattgcatagttcccgcggaatagtgataaacgaattcttcgtggagtggcgggcaacagctagtaattaattactaattacGTCAACATGGTATAGAAAGTTACAGATctttcaaacatttttatatCTGGGTTTAGTTATGTACATTTATTTCTACTTACTAAGCCCTTATATCCTCACCTAATGATGATGACAGATGAtgctaaaaaatatgaaaaaacttATTAGGGTCagctaaattttacatttttaattcgTCACTGAGTTCCACTTTACTGTTCATTTTATACTGCCtcagtaaaataatttattgttcatGATTTTGTTCGGCAAAACGAAAAGCTTTTCCAAATTAATGTAAACCAATTAAGCCAGATTAAGATTAAAGGCTTTGGGAGAAACGACGAAaggtttttattaattcttctttgttttatttactctatactTTTTAAGTTACCTGTGACATTTGAAGATATTTATGTAATACATTcaaaaatttcaattaattacacCTCTGGATCTCTGACATCTGCTCTTTTATTTCATTCCAATTTATATTACTCCATGTtcatttgtaggtacttatttctttctttccaagtaatgtatttttctgtgaATGGAACATGTGTAAATAGGtgtttctctctctttcttttgtATCAGCTTCGTAATACCACTTTGTTATTGCAGGATCTGGTGAGTTGGAGTTCGATGAGTTTGTGACCCTGGCTGCGAAGTTCATGGTTGAAGAGGACGCTGAAGCGATGCAGCAGGAACTCAAAGAGGCATTCCGGTTATATGACAAAGAAggtaactttattatttttgtcacacttgctcgtaagcgTGTCGCAACACGGAGGCCAACTTAGTTGCAATCCTCTGAATAAAACTAAAGGGGCTTTTTTAGATCTTACAAGTATCTATACAATTGtgtactcgcaaatgtgatgaatgACATGTCACTCGGGCGGTACttaaattacgaacatcgactcattaaagccctccgTTTTCGACTTCggccttctaatagactctcagtcgtaattccttatttaccgcccttaatacacaatgtactattttctaactgatataatgttttaaactttcacttAACTAACTAGTACCGCAACcggaacttatcacgctaacgagGAGTAACTATTACTTCGAAGTTTAAACAACAGTATGTACCTAGGCGACCGAGCTAACTTGATAACCAGCGTtatcccagagataagaccaagctagatcgatttaaaACACATACCaatatcgaaatcgttggagccgtttccgagattctgattattatattatatagaattgctcgtttaaaggtattagatagatatagTAGCTGTCagccatggtcacgagtagacagaAGCTTAGGGTCCTACTTATGTTTTTGCAATCGTTGACTCTAACGTACGATTATGTAAATGAGAGGTTCGAGACTAAACTTCGGGGTTTTggttaaaattacttaatgtttCTTACTACACGGATCTAAAAAGTTTCTTATAGTAGAATCATCAGAAATAATTTGGATAGGACCCTTAAAACATCTGATTCGCTCTGGACATTAGAGTCTTAACAGTAACACGAATAGAGTTGCTAGACATTTATACTGCAAAGGGGTGACAGAcagaaaaagtaaattttaaatatgtaatacTGATATGGGTATATTTACAGGCAACGGCTATATCACAACAGGAGTACTCAGAGAAATCCTTAGAGAGCTCGATGACAAGATCAGCGCAGAAGAGTTGGACATGATGATTGAAGAAATTGATTCTGACGGCTCTGGCACTGTTGATTTTGATGGTACGTatgaagatttatttatttgtttataattgAACAGCGATTGACCACTGCTTCATCTGATAGTACGTGCAAATAAGGTCAAAGATGTAACGCACTAGTTTAGTAACAGCCAATCCACTCTGGCCATAAATATTGCCGACAGAAGCGGATTCAATTCCTTAGCAGTCCATATTATGAAAGATGTCATGATGTAAAGAGTTAGGTACAATTAAAGTAATACACGTATAAAAAATTCTAAgtaacataattaaaattaattaatttttatttttatagtaacatatagatatatttagttaaggtttcttaggtaagttttctttgtcttcttcttattattattattttatttcatttaatctgtacttctttttttttacttgtggtagtattggcaaattcagacatttttattttttttttattttttaaatatggagaagtcaattataataaatgttttcccatgttcaggaggcaaaaaaaatattaaaattatgatatgatAATTAAACATAGAAAGGACTAAACAAGTTATGATCCTTTGTGAAACTAAAAGTATTAATATAACTAAATCACATggctatcaaaataaaattttaaacataatacACTCATTATCGAGAAATTATAAGTGGTTCAAAACCTTCTTAAAAAGTCGTCTTCCATCATTAAGTTCGCCGCCGCAAATTTCCAGAGCCTACTGATATAATTTCCTAAAAAGTATGcccattattataatttataatgtgCTGTTAATGTATTGCCCCACGttacctacatatattatagTCAATACAGTCGTTAGGCTGGAAAATGGTTCTTTCGCACGCATATCGATAGCTACACccaatttgtaataaaaaataatggaatgTTTAAAAGTAGATGTTCACATATGTTCACTAGAATTATATGGATTTTAGTGATGATATTGAGTAGGTTTAAGATTCTATTTAGGTTTTCAACTCAATGAGATAAAATTGCTTTAGCGTCATTATAATTATTGCTTACGAGAACAAGTTCTTAAAAATTAAGCATAATTAATTATCCTTTTggctgttaaaaaaaaagttgtgctgGTTTGCTAACCCGGATTTGAACCCGCTTCTCTTGGCTGACCGTACCGAGCATGCTAAATCCAAATGCACCATAGTATCCCCTACCGGCCGACACCATGGTTGAAAAACCAtcctattaataaaaataaaaacgaaaagaaCTGTACggcttatttaaattattataagtcagttagaaaaaaaaacttaaaattctGTCCAAAAACGTGAATctacatttcattcattcattttccaaaaatactacaaatatCTCGCCGCAGCTTTAAGATAAAAGACTTAAATATTTACTGAACTTGAGTCGACATAATTGTGACAGAAGTTGTGGACCCACAATTTCCCTGG contains the following coding sequences:
- the LOC141427781 gene encoding troponin C, isoallergen Bla g 6.0101-like, producing MDELNKDQLAILKKAFEAFDHEKKGCIGTVMVGTIFGMLGLGVTDETLKEIIEEVDEDGSGELEFDEFVTLAAKFMVEEDAEAMQQELKEAFRLYDKEGNGYITTGVLREILRELDDKISAEELDMMIEEIDSDGSGTVDFDEFMEVMTGGDD